CGCGTCGAAGTCAGCGCAACCCTCCGCGAACAGGGGCTGCCCGGTGTGGGCGCCCAGATGCGGATGCTGGCGCTGGGCCTGCCGTCGTTGGCGCGGTTGAACCGCAAACGCCTGCGCCTGGAAAACATGCTCAGTGAGCTTGATGCCGGCGGGCCAAACTAACGCCGCTGCCGACGACGACGCACGCGGCTTCAGCGGCACGGTCAGCTTTCGGGATCATCCATGAACAGGCGTACCTCCTGCGCGCACCGGCATCCCTGCGCAATCTTCGCCGCCCAGTCCAGCGCTGCCTCGCGCGAGGGCACCTCCAGCACGGCGTAGCCGCCTTCGATCTGCCGCGTCTGCGGATAGGTGCCCTCGATGACGGTCCCGGCGCCGTCGACCATCACCGGGGGAACACTTTCATCAATACCGCCGCCGAACACCCACACTCCGGCGTCTTTGGCCTCCCGGACCACCGCATGGGCGGCATCCGACACCGCCGACAGGTCCCCCGTGGGAACAACCATGGCGCTGCTGGGAAATGAAATCAGGTACTTGGGCATCGAACCGGCTCCTTCAGTAAGGCGGAAATGCGGCCCATTGTTTCCCAGGAGGACGCAGGGCGCGAGCGTTCCGTGCCCTGCCCGCCGGGAGGAACGAAACTATTGACACCCCCGTGAGCCGGTGGCACAGTCGCGGACACTGGCTGTAAACGTTTACAACACTCAAAGGAGAGCGTTGGTCCGGGTCACCATCACACAGGCTGCCGCGCAGGCGCGCCCTTCCAATGGGGCAGCCGAATGAGCACCACCGCCACCAGGACCACCCGCGAAACACCGCCGCCGCCACGGGCCGGGAAGCGGGTTGGCCACCGTGCCCGCGCCCAGCGGCGCGAAGCGGTGGCCCTGGTGATTCCCGCCCTGCTTCCAATCATCATCTTCTCCGTCATCCCGCTCGTTAGCGGCGTGGCCCTCGGCTTCACCGACACCACCCTGAAGCGCAACGCAGAGATCAACTTCATCGGGTTCGGGAACTTCATTGAATTGTTCGTCGACCACCGTTTCTGGGGATCGTTCGGCATCGGCATAGTCTGGGCCGGCGCCGTCGCGCTGCTCACCCTGGTCTCCGCCATGGGCCTGGCACTGCTGCTCAACAGCGACCTGCGGCTGAAGGGCCTGACCAGGGTGCTGGCCCTGATCCCCTGGGCCATGCCGCCGGTGGTCACCGCCATTGTGTGGCGGATGATCTACAACCCCAACTCCGGTCCCCTGAACGGCGCCCTCCAAGCGGTGGGTATTCCCGGGGCCAACTGGCTGGGAGACTTCTCCACCGCACTGCCCGCTGTCATTGTGGTGGGCGTGTGGGCGGGCATCCCGCAGACAACTGTGCTGCTGCTGGCCGGCATGCAGTCCATTTCCACCGAACAGCAGGAAGCGGCGGCCGTAGACGGCGCCGGGGTGTTCCGCCGGTTCTGGCACGTCACCCTCCCGGCCCTGCGCCCCATTGTCCTGGCCGTCACCGCCCTGGACTTCATCTGGCAGTTCAACTCCTTCGGCCTGATCTACGTCCTCACCGAAGGCGGCCCCGGCGGCCGCACCATGATCCCGCCGCTGTTCACCTATCTGGAGGCGTTCCGGAACCGTGAAATCGGCTATGCCTCGGCGATGGGAGACGTGCTCGTGATCGCGATCCTGCTGATTCTCTCGCTCTACCTCATCAACCAGTTCCGCCAGGCGAAGGGAGCACGGCCATGATCACCCGGCGCCCCTGGTACGGAACGGCGCTGATGTACGCCGCGCTGGCGGGCTTCCTCGTTTTCCTCGGCTTCCCGCTGCTGTGGCTGCTCTCGGCGTCGTTCAAGTCATCGGGCGAACTGAACTCGCTGGCCATTAACCTGCTGCCGGCCGAATGGGATTTCAGCAACTACGCCTCCGCCCTGGCACGGCAGAACCTGCTGCCGGCGGCCGGGAACTCGCTGCTGGTATCCCTTGCCACCATGGTGATCACCGTGCTGCTCTCCATGCCGATGGCCTACGCCCTCGCCCGCCTCAAGGGCCGGCTGCGCGCGGCGGGCACGGTGTGGATCCTGACCAGCCAGGTCTTCCCGTCCATCCTCATCATCATCCCGCTGTTCCTGGTGCTGCGTTCCATCAACCTCAATGACACCCTGTTCGGCCTGATCCTCGTCTACGTCACCTTCACCCTGCCGTTCACACTGTGGATGCTGCAGGGCTACGTCGCCGCCATACCGGCGGATCTCGAGGAGGCCGGTGAAATGGACGGCGCGTCCCGCTTCACCATCCTGCGGAGGATCGTCCTCCCCCTGCTCGCACCGGGACTCGTGGCGACGGCGATGTTCACGTTCGTCTCGGCGTGGAATGAGTTCTTCCTCGCCCTGGTCCTGCTGCAAAGCCCGGAGCTCTACACCCTGCCCATCGCCCTGCGCTCCTTCCTGGGCGCCGAAGGGCAGACCCAGCTGGGGCCGCTGGCCGCCGGAGCAATCCTCGCGACCATCCCCTCGCTCATCATCTTCACCATCCTGCAGAAGAAACTGACCGGCGGAATGCTGGCCGGCGCGGTCAAGGGCTGATGGCCCGCCGCAAACCCGCATCATCCACCAGAAGGAAGGCAAGCATCATGAAGAGAATCCGAGGCATCGGCGCCGTCGCTTTCGCGGGCGTAGCCGTGCTTGCCCTGAGCGGCTGCCAGCAGGGCAGCACATCAAGCGGGTCCGACGGCGCCGAAGGCGATGCCGTCACCCTCCAGTTCCAGTCGCTCTCCGACCAGCCCGCCACTCAGGCCGCGGTGAAGTCCATCGTGGATGAGTGGAATGCCGAGAACGAAGATGTCCAGGTCGAGATTGTCCA
This Arthrobacter sp. zg-Y20 DNA region includes the following protein-coding sequences:
- a CDS encoding YciI family protein: MPKYLISFPSSAMVVPTGDLSAVSDAAHAVVREAKDAGVWVFGGGIDESVPPVMVDGAGTVIEGTYPQTRQIEGGYAVLEVPSREAALDWAAKIAQGCRCAQEVRLFMDDPES
- a CDS encoding sugar ABC transporter permease gives rise to the protein MSTTATRTTRETPPPPRAGKRVGHRARAQRREAVALVIPALLPIIIFSVIPLVSGVALGFTDTTLKRNAEINFIGFGNFIELFVDHRFWGSFGIGIVWAGAVALLTLVSAMGLALLLNSDLRLKGLTRVLALIPWAMPPVVTAIVWRMIYNPNSGPLNGALQAVGIPGANWLGDFSTALPAVIVVGVWAGIPQTTVLLLAGMQSISTEQQEAAAVDGAGVFRRFWHVTLPALRPIVLAVTALDFIWQFNSFGLIYVLTEGGPGGRTMIPPLFTYLEAFRNREIGYASAMGDVLVIAILLILSLYLINQFRQAKGARP
- a CDS encoding carbohydrate ABC transporter permease, coding for MITRRPWYGTALMYAALAGFLVFLGFPLLWLLSASFKSSGELNSLAINLLPAEWDFSNYASALARQNLLPAAGNSLLVSLATMVITVLLSMPMAYALARLKGRLRAAGTVWILTSQVFPSILIIIPLFLVLRSINLNDTLFGLILVYVTFTLPFTLWMLQGYVAAIPADLEEAGEMDGASRFTILRRIVLPLLAPGLVATAMFTFVSAWNEFFLALVLLQSPELYTLPIALRSFLGAEGQTQLGPLAAGAILATIPSLIIFTILQKKLTGGMLAGAVKG